Proteins from a genomic interval of Treponema succinifaciens DSM 2489:
- the epsC gene encoding serine O-acetyltransferase EpsC: MSATIDTAVEKILESYQKYGGINLDEAMKFPNRENVITVLKDIQCLIFPGYRVAEEIDSLTLRFVTGERVNRIVSMLTREIKKALSFVVQNDKVELSHCFNLAEKASLALIEEIPEIRRKIGLDVQAANAGDPAAKSSEEVIVSYPCLEAISVYRIAHFLTENGVPVIPRIMSEYAHSHTGIDINPGAKIGESFFIDHGTGVVIGESCIIGNNVKIYQGVTLGALSVKKELMNKKRHPTIEDNVTIYANATILGGNTVIGEGCVIGGNTWITKSVPPHTTFTQECRS; this comes from the coding sequence ATGAGCGCGACAATTGACACTGCCGTAGAAAAAATACTTGAGTCTTACCAAAAGTACGGAGGAATCAACCTTGATGAAGCCATGAAGTTTCCAAACAGGGAAAATGTCATAACGGTTCTAAAGGACATTCAGTGCTTGATTTTTCCAGGCTACAGGGTTGCGGAAGAAATTGATTCGCTTACATTGAGGTTTGTTACAGGCGAGCGTGTGAACCGCATAGTTTCAATGCTTACCCGCGAAATTAAAAAAGCCCTTTCTTTTGTTGTCCAGAACGACAAAGTGGAGCTTTCTCACTGTTTTAACCTTGCGGAAAAGGCTTCTCTCGCGCTTATTGAGGAAATTCCAGAAATCCGCAGAAAAATCGGGCTTGATGTTCAGGCTGCCAATGCTGGAGATCCGGCTGCAAAGTCCAGTGAGGAAGTAATAGTTTCGTATCCGTGCCTTGAAGCGATTTCAGTTTATAGGATTGCGCATTTTCTTACTGAAAACGGAGTTCCTGTTATTCCGCGCATAATGAGCGAGTACGCGCACAGCCATACTGGAATTGATATAAATCCGGGTGCCAAAATAGGCGAAAGTTTTTTTATTGACCATGGAACTGGTGTTGTAATCGGCGAAAGCTGCATTATCGGCAACAATGTAAAGATTTACCAAGGCGTTACGCTGGGAGCTTTGAGCGTAAAAAAGGAGCTTATGAACAAAAAACGCCACCCAACAATAGAAGACAACGTTACAATTTACGCCAATGCCACGATTCTAGGCGGAAACACCGTCATTGGAGAAGGCTGCGTAATAGGCGGAAATACTTGGATTACAAAGTCTGTTCCTCCGCATACAACCTTTACGCAGGAATGCCGCTCGTAA
- a CDS encoding BrnA antitoxin family protein: protein MKDLEELIAKCEKNGKSYDDIDLSDARELTESDFDRGQFKYYKPAKKMISFRIDIDNLSWLQSVGKENCQTRLNEVLRWARMNNCPLK, encoded by the coding sequence TTGAAAGACTTAGAAGAGCTTATTGCTAAATGTGAAAAAAATGGAAAATCCTACGATGACATTGATTTGTCTGATGCTCGTGAGCTAACAGAATCTGATTTTGACAGAGGTCAGTTCAAATATTATAAACCTGCAAAGAAGATGATTTCGTTTAGAATTGATATTGATAACCTTTCTTGGCTTCAAAGTGTAGGCAAAGAAAACTGTCAAACCCGATTAAATGAAGTTCTGCGTTGGGCAAGAATGAATAATTGCCCTTTAAAGTGA
- a CDS encoding BrnT family toxin: MLKGELEIDGLFEWWSDKNEANIKKHHYSFKEVEKIFNDPYFYEIYDIEHSDEEQARYFGLGIIEEKCLVLQVSYTEEERIHIITARDATPKEREVYFERLRRAYC, encoded by the coding sequence TTGTTGAAAGGTGAGTTGGAAATTGATGGTCTCTTTGAGTGGTGGTCAGATAAAAATGAAGCAAACATAAAAAAGCATCATTATTCATTCAAAGAAGTTGAAAAAATTTTTAACGATCCTTATTTTTATGAAATTTATGATATTGAGCATTCAGATGAGGAGCAAGCTAGATATTTTGGTCTTGGAATTATTGAGGAAAAATGCCTTGTGCTACAAGTAAGCTACACAGAAGAAGAGCGCATTCATATAATAACTGCTCGTGATGCAACGCCAAAAGAGCGGGAGGTGTACTTTGAAAGACTTAGAAGAGCTTATTGCTAA
- a CDS encoding KAP family P-loop NTPase fold protein, which yields MTDHLSRQPFITLLKNIIANQSNNKNGFSVAIDGDWGSGKTWILDALESQLPNDEYLIFHYNAWENDFYEEPLVALLSVMLESLRQIKKVKEIGSRANVVSSSILALSKIVGVITEKKLGVNLSDTFDAIKNTNAALHDAALTDEDFNTLLPLSNALKQVRKVLSELNSDFKILLVVDELDRCLPEYAIKVLERLHHVCNKMQVFQIISIDKFNLADSICKVFGKNFLKTTPEHNIMQFVDSYLQKFIDISIPLSNGKPDKSLEVMNGLEKTFCEWTRDNSAGAPINFNENFLEEFLAEMFSGIDRRLQEKIFSQVELCHKMTLATGVKPELCSYAILIYEIVSCIASYVFHSKNLCVVTNNSNGTFTLVFKDVEFSPNPYAGKYKQLAENLKDFFCLSKTLYTDYAAKSDNFFICDEKSYLMKFLANIIENSGFYAQKIYFDFIAEDKVFLSKYDEIMHTMLF from the coding sequence ATGACCGACCATCTTTCCCGCCAGCCGTTTATAACTCTTCTAAAAAACATAATCGCAAATCAATCCAATAATAAGAACGGCTTTTCTGTTGCCATTGACGGAGACTGGGGCAGCGGAAAAACTTGGATTTTGGACGCGCTTGAATCCCAGTTGCCTAATGATGAATATTTGATTTTTCACTACAACGCTTGGGAGAATGATTTTTATGAAGAGCCGCTTGTCGCATTGCTTTCAGTGATGCTGGAGTCGCTAAGACAAATTAAAAAAGTAAAAGAAATAGGCAGCAGGGCAAATGTTGTATCTAGTTCAATTTTAGCTTTATCTAAAATTGTTGGTGTAATAACAGAAAAGAAACTTGGTGTAAATCTTTCAGATACATTTGATGCAATAAAGAATACAAATGCGGCTTTGCATGATGCTGCATTAACCGATGAAGATTTTAATACTTTATTGCCATTATCCAATGCATTAAAACAAGTGAGAAAAGTTTTATCTGAGTTAAATTCTGATTTCAAAATCCTCCTCGTTGTTGATGAGCTAGACCGCTGCTTGCCAGAATATGCGATAAAAGTTTTGGAGAGGCTTCATCATGTTTGCAATAAAATGCAGGTTTTTCAGATTATCTCCATTGATAAATTTAATTTGGCAGACAGCATTTGCAAGGTCTTTGGAAAGAATTTTTTAAAGACGACTCCGGAGCATAATATAATGCAATTTGTTGATTCATATCTTCAAAAATTTATTGACATTTCAATTCCTTTGTCAAACGGCAAGCCGGATAAATCCTTGGAAGTGATGAACGGACTTGAAAAAACGTTTTGCGAGTGGACAAGAGATAATTCTGCTGGTGCTCCGATTAATTTTAATGAGAACTTTCTTGAAGAATTTTTAGCAGAAATGTTCAGCGGAATTGACCGCAGGCTTCAGGAAAAAATATTCAGCCAAGTTGAGCTTTGCCACAAAATGACACTGGCGACTGGAGTAAAACCAGAACTTTGTAGCTATGCGATTTTGATTTATGAAATTGTAAGCTGTATAGCGTCTTACGTTTTTCATTCCAAGAATCTTTGCGTGGTAACAAACAATTCAAACGGCACATTTACGTTAGTTTTTAAGGACGTTGAATTTTCACCTAATCCTTATGCTGGCAAATACAAGCAGCTTGCTGAAAATCTTAAGGATTTTTTCTGTTTGAGTAAAACTCTTTATACTGATTATGCCGCAAAATCAGATAATTTTTTTATTTGTGATGAAAAATCATATCTTATGAAATTTTTGGCAAATATTATAGAAAATTCTGGCTTTTATGCTCAAAAAATTTATTTTGATTTTATAGCAGAGGATAAAGTTTTTCTCTCAAAATATGATGAGATAATGCACACAATGCTTTTTTAG
- a CDS encoding SUMF1/EgtB/PvdO family nonheme iron enzyme, which produces MSGLGNSEVTVVAGETSPCTVTLHDKFTVTFDSNGGTGTMSSQVFTYGTSQSLSENLFTKDGFIFQSWATSIDSDPVYNNASINVFEKTDVTLYAKWSTDGFVFVEGATIAEAAPNSKIFDGSESKTIGNFYICDHEVTQAEYSKYGGATSSGGGDYPAYNVSWTAALKYCNARSEAEGLTPCYVVNGNNSTCNFEANGYRLPTEVEWEYAARGGNGLTGTQYMYSGSDTLADVGWCDNTIYETKKLSPNILGMYDMSGNVEEWCWDSNDSGKRCVRGGSSKMVNSTMCTVYYHLYMLYTDGSNRNGFRIVRTVK; this is translated from the coding sequence TTGTCTGGTCTTGGAAATTCAGAAGTAACAGTTGTTGCTGGAGAAACTTCTCCTTGCACTGTAACGCTTCATGACAAATTTACTGTAACTTTTGATTCGAATGGCGGAACTGGAACAATGTCTTCTCAAGTTTTTACTTACGGAACTTCTCAGTCTCTTTCAGAAAATTTATTCACAAAAGACGGCTTTATATTTCAAAGCTGGGCGACTAGCATAGACAGCGACCCGGTTTACAATAATGCTTCTATTAATGTATTTGAAAAAACAGATGTTACACTTTATGCAAAATGGTCTACGGATGGATTTGTATTTGTAGAAGGGGCGACAATAGCAGAAGCCGCTCCAAATAGCAAAATTTTTGATGGTAGTGAATCAAAAACTATTGGCAACTTTTATATTTGTGACCATGAAGTTACGCAGGCAGAGTACAGTAAGTATGGAGGAGCTACCTCCTCTGGAGGTGGAGATTATCCTGCATATAATGTGAGTTGGACAGCGGCATTGAAATATTGCAATGCCCGAAGTGAAGCCGAAGGACTAACGCCTTGTTATGTCGTAAATGGAAATAATTCAACTTGTAATTTTGAAGCAAATGGCTATCGATTGCCTACAGAAGTTGAATGGGAATATGCGGCACGCGGCGGAAACGGATTGACCGGTACGCAGTATATGTATTCAGGAAGTGATACTTTGGCTGATGTTGGATGGTGCGACAATACTATCTATGAAACAAAAAAACTATCACCAAATATACTTGGTATGTATGATATGAGTGGAAATGTAGAAGAATGGTGCTGGGATTCGAATGATTCTGGAAAAAGATGTGTTAGAGGCGGTAGTTCTAAAATGGTTAATTCAACTATGTGTACAGTTTATTATCACTTATATATGCTCTATACTGATGGTTCAAATAGAAACGGTTTCCGCATAGTTCGTACTGTAAAATAA